The window CGCCAGCCCAGCAGCCCTATCTGCATCTGTCCCAACTTGGTGCTGGGGACCTCTTTTCCAAGTTTAATCCGGCTCCGGACACCGTTACCGCGGGTAGCGGTATGGATAATATGGATAACCATATTGTGGCGATCCATACGGAGTAGTGTAATACGGAGTAGTATAAGGATACCCGGACCTATATTGTTGGCCGCCGTAAGGAGATCCATAACTGCTATATCCATATGGACTCACGCAGCCACCAAATAGAAATAGCGTTAGACATATAATAATGTACCTATAATATTTTGACATATCGGCATCCTTTCTAAGCAGAAGTTGAACGTTTACCGTTGCCTGATCTTGCGCCCACAGGCGAATCCAAGTCCCTCCCTGGGCGCCGGCGGCCTTATTTTTGCTTCATCTTCATATGTTCTTGCATCATCTCTTCCCGCCATTTATTCAAGAGGTTCAGATATTGCCCCTGCTGCACGGGCGTCATCAGGGCCAGTTCCTCATCCTGTTGGGACTTGAAGGACTTGACCATATTGTCCTTGTTCGCGCGTACCGCGGCTACCAGGCCTTTGATCTTGGCCTCATCGGGGTTGGCCGCGGCCAAAGCTTTCTCCAATTCGATATAGGATTTCTTCAACCTCTCGATTAATTCCTGGCGTTCCTTGGCATACTTTTCTTCCACGGCGTTAAAGTCTTTGGCCTTTTCCGGGCTGAGCTTCAACTCTTTAACCGCAGCGGCCCGGCGCATTTTATGCATTTCACCCCAGGAATCTTCTTTGGCCTGGCCCAGGGCGGGCGTCAGC of the Desulfobaccales bacterium genome contains:
- a CDS encoding periplasmic heavy metal sensor; the encoded protein is MKGKFNFKLGALCAILSAMLLTPALGQAKEDSWGEMHKMRRAAAVKELKLSPEKAKDFNAVEEKYAKERQELIERLKKSYIELEKALAAANPDEAKIKGLVAAVRANKDNMVKSFKSQQDEELALMTPVQQGQYLNLLNKWREEMMQEHMKMKQK